TCAGGAAGCACTGGCTTGAAGGCCATCAGGTTCATTATCATATACTTGACACCCACAATATTTGGATGGTCTATAAACTTTGTGAATAACCCTGTAATCGCAACTGCTAGAATAAGGAGTACTATAAAGTAGTCCGCTGGCGTTGATATAAATCTGATATCCTCATTTACCACCCTTCTCAGAATCAGATAAATCAGAGGTACACTTATCACAATTCCTGCAATTATTCCCAATTCCTGAATAGCATTTATCCATCCCGGTACTGCGACACTGCCTATAAAGTAGCGCAGATGACTGAGAATGAGTACCAGAAAACTCAAATGGAATATCCAGCTACCCAGCCAGAGAGTATAATTCCCTTTGAATCTGAGCAGACTACGGAAGAAAATCACATCGGTGAGCACTCTTACAATAGCTTGACCGACACTTCTCTGTCCTGGAAATACTGCAATACTTATCGGGGATGGCCTTGACCACCATACAGCAACCCTGTAGATAAATCCTACTAAAAACACGACCAGGGTAATGTAGGGCATTACATTTCCAACAAAATAACTTATACTTCCCATGTTACCACCTCGTAAAAATTTAAATTTATTTATATATATACTTTACTATTTTACAATAGTGCAAATACCTGTTGTAAGAAAAATAGAGAAAGGAGGGTTAGAAGAACATCACCATGTCTGCTTCTTCCATACCTTTCTGAATTTCTTCCCAGCTTGCTGGAGTTACTGCTTCTTCGGCATCATACTCTTTGGCATCAGTAATCATCTCTTCTGTAATGCCAAGCCTGTCCATGTCCTCTTTTAAAACAAGAACTTTTACATCACTCATGAGGAGCATCTTCACTCTCTCTTCAACACTCTCCACACCATAGGCGTCCATGCCTTCCTGTTCCTTTAAAACATTCAAAACTCCATCACCGGCGAAGGCAACCATAGGTTCAACTTCAAACTCGAGTACTGTGAGACAGCCAAGTGCATGGTCTATTGCTATACTGGCAACCTCTTCTTTTGCTGTCTTTCTTATAAGGAAAAATACGTTCTTGTCTGCCATTTTACTCCTCTCCTATTAAAAGTGAAGCATCTGCAGTTAGAGCTGCCTCCATAAACCAGGTCATTGTTTTCATAGGTACACCTTCAATAAGGTCTTCTTTAGTCACTCCACGCATCTCAACGCAGCTTTCACATGCAACAATTTCAACTCCCTTTTCCAAAAGCTCCTTTATATC
This DNA window, taken from archaeon BMS3Bbin15, encodes the following:
- a CDS encoding DsrE/DsrF-like family protein, producing the protein MADKNVFFLIRKTAKEEVASIAIDHALGCLTVLEFEVEPMVAFAGDGVLNVLKEQEGMDAYGVESVEERVKMLLMSDVKVLVLKEDMDRLGITEEMITDAKEYDAEEAVTPASWEEIQKGMEEADMVMFF
- a CDS encoding nitrate reductase gamma subunit; its protein translation is MGSISYFVGNVMPYITLVVFLVGFIYRVAVWWSRPSPISIAVFPGQRSVGQAIVRVLTDVIFFRSLLRFKGNYTLWLGSWIFHLSFLVLILSHLRYFIGSVAVPGWINAIQELGIIAGIVISVPLIYLILRRVVNEDIRFISTPADYFIVLLILAVAITGLFTKFIDHPNIVGVKYMIMNLMAFKPVLPEGINSAFILHFFLAQVLIMYLPFSKVMHLGGIFFSPTRTHIFGGEAHTKEIPEE